Proteins from a genomic interval of Trifolium pratense cultivar HEN17-A07 linkage group LG6, ARS_RC_1.1, whole genome shotgun sequence:
- the LOC123890641 gene encoding C-terminal binding protein AN-like, giving the protein MPHRNNATPLPLIVTLNCIEDCSLELDSLSGVAAVEHIPLSRLSDGKIESAAAVLLHSLAYLPRAAQRRLRSYHLILCLGSADRTVDSSLAADLGLRLVHVDTSRAEEIADTVMALFLGLLRRTHLLSRHALSASGWLGSVQPLCRGMRRCRGLVLGIVGRSASARALATRSLAFKMSVLYFDVHSGQAKMNFPPAARKMDTLNDLLAASDLISLHCALTNETMQIISAECLQHVKPGAFLVNTGSSQLLDDCALKQLLIDGTIAGCALDGAEGPQWMEAWVKEMPNVLILPRSADYSEEVWMEIREKAISILQTFFIDGVIPKNALSDAEESEVDDENEQSDQQYKQNALQIIVREQLDDAYSNPESSQKKVGEVKESSSQHQVSSLTLSTSARSEGRRSRSSKKAKKRHIRQKSQQKSDPSAPEKEGTSHRDDTAMSGTDQALSSSSEDSRSRKTPVESLQEPISNQALKSSARLSEKCTELLKDGCIIALHATDRAALYVSRQRVKGGGWILDSMPDVSKRDPAAQFLIIFRNKDTIGLRSIAAGGKLLQINRRMEFVFASHSFDVWENWTLEGSIDEWRLVNCRNPSAVLDHVYIEILAASDEDGITRWLENF; this is encoded by the exons ATGCCTCACCGTAACAACGCTACGCCTCTTCCCTTAATCGTCACCCTAAACTGCATCGAAGATTGTTCCCTCGAACTCGATTCCCTTTCCGGCGTCGCCGCCGTTGAACACATTCCTCTCAGCCGTCTCTCCGATGGCAAGATCGAATCCGCAGCTGCCGTTCTCCTTCATTCACTCGCCTATCTCCCACGCGCAGCTCAGCGCCGTCTCCGCTCTTACCACCTCATTCTTTGCCTTGGCTCTGCCGACCGTACCGTCGACTCCTCTCTCGCCGCTGACCTCGGTCTCCGTCTCGTCCATGTAGATACCTCCCGTGCTGAGGAGATAGCCGATACTGTGATGGCGTTATTCCTTGGTCTCCTCCGCCGTACTCATCTGCTCTCTCGCCATGCGCTATCTGCCTCTGGTTGGCTTGGCTCCGTCCAGCCGCTTTGCCGCGGAATGCGGAGATGTCGTGGCCTTGTCCTCGGGATCGTTGGTAGATCTGCTTCTGCTAGAGCTTTGGCTACTCGCAGTTTGGCTTTCAAAATGAGCGTTCTCTATTTCGATGTTCACTCG GGACAAGCAAAAATGAACTTCCCTCCTGCAGCACGAAAAATGGATACTCTTAATGATTTACTTGCTGCAAGTGACCTTATATCACTCCATTGTGCTCTAACAAATGAGACAATGCAGATTATTAGTGCGGAATGTCTTCAACATGTAAAGCCTG gTGCTTTTCTTGTAAATACTGGTAGTAGTCAGCTTTTGGATGATTGTGCTTTAAAGCAGCTTTTGATTGATGGAACGATAGCTGGATGTGCTTTGGATGGCGCAGAAGGGCCGCAATGGATGGAAGCATGG GTTAAGGAGATGCCTAATGTGTTGATACTTCCACGAAGTGCCGATTACAGTGAAGAGGTTTGGATGGAGATAAGGGAGAAAGCTATATCTATATTGCAAACATTCTTCATTGATGGAGTTATTCCAAAGAATGCCTTGTCTGATGCAGAAGAGAGTGAGGTGGATGATGAAAATGAACAATCTGATCAACAATACAAACAAAATGCTCTACAAATTATTGTTAGAGAGCAATTAGATGATGCTTACTCAAATCCTGAAAGCTCCCAAAAGAAAGTAGGTGAAGTCAAAGAGTCTTCATCCCAGCATCAGGTTTCAAGTTTGACTCTGAGTACATCTGCTCGTTCTGAAGGAAGGCGCAGCAGATCAAGTAAAAAGGCCAAAAAGAGGCATATCCGTCAAAAGTCTCAACAAAAATCAGATCCTTCCGCACCGGAGAAAGAAGGCACGTCTCATAGAGATGATACCGCTATGAGTGGCACTGATCAAGCTTTGAGCTCCAGCTCTGAAGACTCAAGAAGTAGAAAAACTCCGGTAGAATCTTTACAAGAACCTATTTCCAATCAAGCTCTAAAATCAAGCGCAAGGCTCAGTGAAAAATGTACTGAACTTTTGAAAGATGGATGTATTATAGCTCTGCATGCAACAGACCGTGCTGCGCTTTATGTCTCAAGGCAAAGAGTTAAAGGCGGAGGTTGGATCCTAGATTCCATGCCAGATGTGTCAAAAAGAGATCCTGCTGCACAGTTCCTTATCATCTTCAGAAATAAG GACACAATTGGCTTGCGATCTATTGCTGCTGGTGGAAAATTATTACAG ATCAATAGAAGAATGGAGTTTGTATTTGCTAGTCACAGTTTTGATGTTTGGGAGAATTGGACATTGGAAGGTTCCATAGATGAATGGAGACTGGTGAATTGTAGAAATCCGTCG